CAGCTCCTCAACGCCCGCCGACGCTGGCCCGCACGCGCTGGTCGAAAGGCTCTTCCAGTTGGGGCTCTTGGTATTCCATACCTCCTTGAGTACCCTGCTAAACTCATCGTTGGACTTGTTGGGCTCCGCGTCGGTCCTCTTGACGTGCCAAGATAGCTCTCCCCTACGTGATACTAGCTTGACGTCAAGTGTTAGGCGGCGCGCCTGCGGCCCTGGAAGATCGTACCTGATGGTGGCCAGGTCGATGTTCTTGGTGAAAATCTCAAAAGTACCCTTCCTCGAAACCTGTAGCTGCAGCCACGCATCGCTGATTGAATCTAGAGCCCGATACACTGCAAGTGTGGTTGGCAGGTAGAACGGCAGCCTCTCCAGTCCGCGAGGTGAGTTGGCCAGTGTTTGCAGCATGTCGACGGCACGTATGTGCGGGTTGTTCTTCTCCAAAACAAGCTTGACTGTCCTCGGGTCTGCAAAGTCAAGCACGACCTTCCATCGTTTCGTCGGCGGTTGTAATGCAGCCAACTCTTCACTCACTGGCTGCGGAAGATCGCTGTAAGTGAAAACCACCCTTCGTAGCGTTACCGTCTCGCATTGCACACCCCTGGGAGCGCGACTAATAGATCCCAGGAATTCGTAGAGGCGCTCTATGGTCTGCAGCCGGGAAATCAACTTGTCTATCATGGTTTCTCCCAGCTCTGACCTCAGTTGCAGCACAAACTCTCCAGTCTTGTGGTTAAACGCAACATCGCGGTCCACCCTTGAGCTCAGTTGCCGGAACTTGCTTTTATCCAACACCCTAAGACGTGCCTCTGATGCTATAACGATGCGCGAATCCATCCGCGTCGACAAGGCAGACCGGTTTTCGCCCCTTCTGTCAACCTCGGTCGAGGAAGAAGACTGGACATTGGCAACCGACAGCCGAACCTCGTCTGCAGCCCATCGCCCCAAAGAACCTTTGCCGCTCAGCGACGGCAAAACCTCGGAAGTGCGTATGAAAATTGTGGGCATCCTGATATTTGAACTTAAGCCAGGTCTGATGCATGGCTGGTCGATGTGATTGATTCTCCTGGAATGAAGTTCCCTGAGGTCTCTCATCTTGGATATCATAGCTGAGGTGAAGTAGTTGAGATCCGAGAAGAAGGACGGGGATTCCATTATTGCTTGTTTAGATGCAAATTGCAGCTGTACGTGAGTCCTGATACGTATGCCTCccgcggtcgacgcggccgAGTTGGAGTTTGGCGTAGTCCTGTACATCATGTCAGCCTCAGTCGCACAATATTTCACTAATACTGTCTGGGCGGACCATGATACTTACAGCTCTATGAGCCACCACTGGTCACCACTCATACTCAGATGGGCCAATACGTAAAACTGAGGCCTCCAGCCCTGCTTCCTAAACCAGGCCATCGCGTCGGTCTGTTCGCGATTGCTAAGTATATTACGCAGGTCATCCGGTTTGACTGGCGGTTTTCCTACAACCCATCCCTGGCTCTTGCCGCGGCGGACCAACTCTTCCATGGCAAAGGTGTTGCGTACCCATCCAATCACCGCCACAGGGTCCCGGCCTGGGGTGTTGAGATTGGACTCGGCCATGGGCATGGGTCGGGTTCGAGGTTGTACGGCAAAGGTGCCACCAATCTGGTCGACCCGCACAACCATAGAGTCGAGTTTTGTGAGTTGCATCGTCAACAAGGACTCGGACGGTTGTTTCCTCGAAAGTTCCAGGACAAGATGGTCCTCCTTGTTCACGAACCGTGGCTTGTTTCGCAAGCCTGTGTGCATCAATGTAAGAATTTGTTGGGTATGGCGCCCGATCACATCCTTCAAAATCCGCTCCATCGACAGATCTGCCTCGTCCAGGGGTATCTCGATGTccttgacctcctggttatcCCGAAACCATCTCAAGGCCAGGCGACTCGTAGGAGCTGTAGCTCGTAGACCACCCGACGGGGCAGCACTGTGTACCCCAATGATTATCCAGCTCTTGGGCGCATTGGGGGCCTTGGCTGGATATCGAGAAGTCCAGTACTGCACCGCCAATGAACGGTTGAGACGCTCGACATTAAGTGCGTCGACCCATCTACCGACACTGAGCTCCATAGCCTGTCTCCGCAGCTCGTTGATCTTGTGCGTCAAAACAAGCTCATGCAAGTACTTGTAACATCCAGCAAGTCCTTCCGCGCCTAGAACTTCGTTCACCTTCAGCTCTAGATACATCCGCAGGTTTTCGGAAAGTCCGGGCGGCGCTGGTCGGAAGAGAAACCGAAAGTCAATGAACCAGTACTGTTTCTCGGGGTCGTCGTCTGCGATCGTCAAGTCCACCTCGAATTCCCCCTTGACGATAAAGGTGACCCTGCCTGACCCAATCCTGTAATTCCTGAAGTGGTACGGAATCTTGTCGTGGTCATCGATTGTCAACCTGAGCGACAAAAGCGTATCGAGATCCTCCAACCACTTCAGTTGATCCTCTGGGCTCATCTCGGGTGGTGGGATGTAGCCAAGATCCGGCATCCACGGGGCATCGCCGTTTGCCAGGACCTCTAATGCCGTCTTTAGGTCCGGGCTCGGGAGCCTGGCATAGGCAAGATTTCGTTTGTTGTGCATCATCCGGTCAAGAACAAAGTCGTACTTTTCCATCTGCGTGTGCATGTGCACCTTTAGATCGATCAATTTGCTCAGTGTGCTCGCCTTCTTGCTCCAGTCGGTGATTACTAGTGCTTTGACCCATTTTGCGTGCTGCTCTTGGGCAAACTTGAGCAGAGTGACCTTTTTATCCAGGTTCTCATTGCTCAAGTCCTCAATCGTGTTATGGTCAGCATTGCCGTTGAGCATCGGCGGCATAGGCAGCGGCTTCTTTGCCAGAGACCTGATGGTGTCTTCCAGTTCATTGTGGGATCTTTGTGCCAGACGGGAAAGTAGTTGATTGAGCGATAAGAAGTTCTCGGTGATGTGCACAATCTAGTTATCGCAAAAACAGTCGCATCGACATTAGCCATCATTACCAAAGAGAAATAGTCAGTCCGTAGAAAGCTCATACTTCGTCTGGCAAGTCGTTCATCCTCAAAGGATTATCGGACTGTAATGACCGCGCAGGTGTCTGTTGTTGTACTATCTCTGAGCTCGATATGGCCTTGGTATCGCCTCCATGGTTGTTGAGCTTCTGGTCTAGATTCGGCTTCATGGCACCGTCCGGGCCAACGCCATTCATCATAACGGCAGCCATCGTGGGCGGAGAATGCTTTTTCGTGTTTGGCGACACTTCCTCCAGCGACAAGAGGAGGCGTCGATTCCGCTCACGCAGGTCCCGTCGACGTAACCAGAACGCCTTCCTTCTCGAGCTCGACTAACGGCACGGGCTATCGACCTCTCTCATCACTGATTAGGCGATCGAGGCTGCATACAGGCCGCAATGCCGATGCTGGCGGTGCAAAGGGCCCTGCAGCGTTGTCGGATCGCGATCGGCGCGTTCGTCGGGACAAAGGGTTGGGCGGGTATGAATTGGGCGACAAGAAATTTCCGGTCGCGACGCGCGCGGGTTTGCCGACCCAGTTCGAGCAAAGGCGACACCGTCTAATTTATGTCGACTGCAATATTCGATGGTTTCGGAGTCTACCAATTAGTCGGGGGTGTTTTTTGGAGCGCGGCGGTCGACGTGGTGGGCTCTGGCGCGGAGTGAAGACGTCGGCGATGAATAGAAAGCAGGTCAGATTCCATGAGCGACGATTTCCTCCCCCAGTCGGGAACAGGTCAGGAAGTGTGACAATGAAAGGACGTGTAGCCGTGCAACCAATGGCCATACAGTATTATGTGGTGGATCGCCCCACCTTATTCTTCGCTCATCTCTTTTGGCACGACCCAACCGGGATTAGACTGGACGGACGATTGCTAGAGCCACGGCCTAATGTGCGCCTTGGATCTGGTTGGTTTGGCACTAAACAATTAATTAGGTACGATTCTACCGCtcccttcttttctttgcgtGAATTTTGTACTTATCTTGTTGCTTTTCTCCCACTGTTCATCAAGACTTCATTCCGATTAATAACACTGTTTTATGACATAACCTTCACGACATCCAATTACTCACTCACATGTAGATACAGCCGAGTGGGGGTTTTGTACGTTTTGAAAATCCAGAGCGTTCAAAGAAAGAAACCTCAACACCCCACAATCTATAAGCATCTAATCACCCTTTAAACTTAGTCCAGCTCTAGCGTACTCTACCACGGTCCGGCCAGCCACTTTACACTCGCACAaacgtaggt
The Pyricularia oryzae 70-15 chromosome 1, whole genome shotgun sequence DNA segment above includes these coding regions:
- a CDS encoding mediator-RNA polymerase II transcription subunit 14 is translated as MAAVMMNGVGPDGAMKPNLDQKLNNHGGDTKAISSSEIVQQQTPARSLQSDNPLRMNDLPDEIVHITENFLSLNQLLSRLAQRSHNELEDTIRSLAKKPLPMPPMLNGNADHNTIEDLSNENLDKKVTLLKFAQEQHAKWVKALVITDWSKKASTLSKLIDLKVHMHTQMEKYDFVLDRMMHNKRNLAYARLPSPDLKTALEVLANGDAPWMPDLGYIPPPEMSPEDQLKWLEDLDTLLSLRLTIDDHDKIPYHFRNYRIGSGRVTFIVKGEFEVDLTIADDDPEKQYWFIDFRFLFRPAPPGLSENLRMYLELKVNEVLGAEGLAGCYKYLHELVLTHKINELRRQAMELSVGRWVDALNVERLNRSLAVQYWTSRYPAKAPNAPKSWIIIGVHSAAPSGGLRATAPTSRLALRWFRDNQEVKDIEIPLDEADLSMERILKDVIGRHTQQILTLMHTGLRNKPRFVNKEDHLVLELSRKQPSESLLTMQLTKLDSMVVRVDQIGGTFAVQPRTRPMPMAESNLNTPGRDPVAVIGWVRNTFAMEELVRRGKSQGWVVGKPPVKPDDLRNILSNREQTDAMAWFRKQGWRPQFYVLAHLSMSGDQWWLIELTTPNSNSAASTAGGIRIRTHVQLQFASKQAIMESPSFFSDLNYFTSAMISKMRDLRELHSRRINHIDQPCIRPGLSSNIRMPTIFIRTSEVLPSLSGKGSLGRWAADEVRLSVANVQSSSSTEVDRRGENRSALSTRMDSRIVIASEARLRVLDKSKFRQLSSRVDRDVAFNHKTGEFVLQLRSELGETMIDKLISRLQTIERLYEFLGSISRAPRGVQCETVTLRRVVFTYSDLPQPVSEELAALQPPTKRWKVVLDFADPRTVKLVLEKNNPHIRAVDMLQTLANSPRGLERLPFYLPTTLAVYRALDSISDAWLQLQVSRKGTFEIFTKNIDLATIRYDLPGPQARRLTLDVKLVSRRGELSWHVKRTDAEPNKSNDEFSRVLKEVWNTKSPNWKSLSTSACGPASAGVEELLKGIDKAVRTLLESPPLVLQQQQQRQPVVQPGQQPQVQNQANGVMNRGPQRPGLPGAGGLGAQMRQKQVPQAPMGNHVVDLT